The following DNA comes from Laribacter hongkongensis DSM 14985.
CGAGGAGCCGGGGAGGTGGCGGGCCGGACTGGCGTTTCGGGTGCGAAACTGAATTCGGTGGCGGCGTCGGTTTGGCAATCGTACATGGCAGACTCCGACGACAGCGTACCCGGTCGGAACGGGCGACGCTTTAGCGGAATTTGGAGGGCGCCCCGCAAGTTGTCGTTAAAGCGGCGCCATGATCTCCTGCCGGAGCAGGCCAGCCATTCAACCGGTCAGGCAAATGGAATGATTGAATGGTCTGGCCAGTGTGCCGGCTGTTCCGGCTGGCGTCAATGCGCGGCGCAGCGCCCCGGGACCAGCGGCTCGCCGCGGTCATCCAGCATCTGCACCGGGCTCAGTCCGCTGGTACGGATGGCCTGTGCCAGCGCCCGGATGGCGTTCATGCGCGGGAAGTGGCGGCGGGTGGCGAGCACGACCCGGCGGGTCGGCGGGCTGCCGCTGAACGGCAGGATGCTCAGCAGGTCGCGGTCTCCCTGGCTGACCGACGTGGCCGGCAACACGGTGATGCCGACCCCGCTGGCTACCATGTGACGGATGGTGGTGAGCGAACTGCCGGAGAGGGCCTGTGCCAGCGGGTGGCCGTCGACCCGTGGCTGGGCATTGCGGTCGCATACGGCCAGCACCTGGTCGCGGAAGCAGTTGCCCTGCGTCAGCAGCAGCAGCGATTCCCCAACCAGTTCGGATGAAGCCACGGCGTCACGGGTGGACCATGGATGGCTTTTCGGGGTGGCCACCACGAACGGTTCGTCGTACAGCGGCAAGGTGACGATGTTGGGCTCGTCAAACGGTTCGGCCACGACGGCGCAGTCGATTTCGCCGCTTTTGAGCATGTCGGCGAGTCTGGCGGTGTAGTTTTCCTCCAGAAACAGCGGCATGTCCGGTGCCAGCACCCGCAGGGTGGGGATCAGCCGTGGCAGCAGGTAGGGACCGATGGTGAAAATGATGCCGAGCTTGAGCGGGCCGACCAGTTCACTCTGGCGTTCGCCGGCGATGCGCTTGATGGCCGAAGCTTCTTCAATCACTACCTGCGCCTGCTCGATGATCTGGCGGCCGATGTCGGTGATAGTGATTTCCGGCCCGCGTTCGAACAGGGTGACGCCCAGTTCGTCCTCGAGTTTTTTGACGGCGATCGACAGGGTCGGCTGGCTGACAAAGCAGGCGGCGGCAGCCCGTCCGAAGTGGCGTTCGCGGGCAACGGCGACGATGTAGCGGAGTTCGGTAAGAGTCATGCGACGGTGCGTTGCTGTGGTTCAGGCAGCACGATGTTGACTTCAAGCACTTCCAGATCGTCCTGGCGTTCAAGCTGTACCTTGATGTCTTCCGGGGCGATCTTGACGTATTTGGAAATGACCGCAATCAGTTCCTGCTGCAATTGCGGCAGGTAATCCGGTTCGGCCCGGCCGTTGCGTTCGTGCGCCAGGATGATTTGCAGGCGCTCACGCGCGATCGAGGCGGTTTTCTGGCGTTTGCCAAACAGTTTTTCAATCAGCGACATGCCTTATCCTCCAAACAGCCGCTTGAGCAGTCCGACTTTCGGGGCTTCCAGAAAGCGCATCGGGGTTTCGGCGCCGAGGAAACGGGCCACCACGTCCTTGTAGGCTTCGGCCACGTCGGTGTCGGTCAGGTGGATGACCGGCATCCCCTGGTTGGATGCCTGCAGGACGGCCATGCTTTCCGGAATCACGCCGATCAGCGGGATGCGCAGGATGTCCTGGATGTCCTCGACCGACAGCATTTCGCCCTTGTCGACCCGGGATGGTGCGTAACGGGTGATCAGCAGGTGTTCCTTGACCGGTTCCTGTTTTTCGAGCGCCCGCCTGGATTTGGCTGCCAGAATGCCGAGGATGCGGTCGGAGTCGCGCACGCTGGAGACTTCCGGATTGGTGACGACAATCGCTTCGTCGGCGTAATACAGGGCCAGTACCGCGCCCCGCTCGATGCCGGCCGGAGAGTCGCACACGATATATTCAAAGTCCTGTGCCAGTTCTTCCAGCACCTTGCCGACGCCCTCTTCGGTCAGTGCGTCCTTGTCGCGGGTTTGCGAGGCGGGCAACACATAAAGGTTGTCGCAGTGCTTGTCCTTGATCATGGCCTGGTTGAGGGTGGCCTCGCCGTGGATCACGTTGATCAGGTCGTACACTACCCGTCGTTCGCAGCCCATGATCAGGTCCAGATTGCGCAGGCCGACGTCAAAGTCGATGACAATGGTCTTGTGGCCTTTCAGGGCGAGCCCTGTGGCAATGCTTGCACTGGTGGTGGTTTTGCCTACTCCGCCCTTGCCGGACGTCACGACGATGATTCTTGCCACAGTGTTTCCCCTGTTCAATCACGAATTTTGGTATGCGGTTGCCATCAGTAAAAGTGGGGCAACTCAATCGGGCAAGGCCCGCATGACAATCTTGTCCGATTCCAGCAACACTTGCAGCGGCCGGCTGGCCAGCGCAGCGGGCAGGTCCTGCTCCAGCGTGCGCCAGATGCCGGCGATCGACAGCAGCTCGGCCTGCATCGACCGGACAAAAATCCGGGCATCACGCTGGCCGCGTGCTCCCGCCAGCGCCCGGCCGCGCAGGCTGCCGTAAATGTGGATGTCGCCGTCGGCAATCACTTCCGCTCCGGCACTGACCGTGGCCAGCACCACCAGATTGCCGCCGCGTGCATATACCTGCTGTCCGGCCCGGACCGGCTTGTCGATCACCAGTGTCTGCGGTTGCGGTTCGTCTTCCAGACGGGATTCGTCCAGCGCCTCGTCTCCTCCGAGCGGCAACAGGCCGGCATCGTCCAGCGCGCCTTCCAGACCGGCCGGGGTCGGGCGCACGCCGACCAGATGGATGCCGTACTGGGCGAACCGGGCGACCAGACCGCGGTAATCCAGTTCGACCGGATTGACCTGGCTGACGTCCAGCATGGCGGGTGTCCGGCTGAACGGACTGTCTGCCGAGAAACGGTTGTCCAGATCCCGGGTGATATCGGCCAGTCGGGTTGAGCGCAGCCGGATGGAGAACAGGTTGAGTCGCGCGGACTTGATGTCGAAGGTGTGATCGGCAGAGGCGCTCATAGGGGCCGGATCGCTGCTCGTGGATAAATGAATGGCAGGAAGTGTACCCGGAGCGGGCGTGGTTTTCCACGGCACGCCTGTTGTGGCGGAACGACGTTTTGGTGCGATGCACAAAAATGGTTTGACAGCTGGCGGCAGCCCCGCTTAAATAGCGTTAGATGTTGCGGTGCACAATGCCAAGTGCGAATACAGTCCGGCTGTTGGCTTGCACCGTTTGACCCCAAATCATTCATTACGGAGCAACCGACATGTTCAACCAGGCACAAGAACTGCAATCCCTGCAACAAGCCCAGCTGGAAAAGGCCCTGCGCCTGTCGTCCATCGTGCTGTCCAGCGCCGAGCGCTTTGCCAACCTGCAACTGGAACTGTCCAAAAAGCTGATCGCCGAGCAGGCTGACGTGGTCAAGACCCTGGCCGAAGTGAAAGACGTCAAGAGCCTTGCCGATGCACAGGCCCAGTTCAGCCAGCCGAGCGTGGACCAGGTATTCGGCATGGCCCGCAGCGTGTACGACGTGGCCGTCCAGACCCAGAACGAAGTCCAGGCCTTCATGGAAGAGCAGATGCTGGATTTCAACAAGCAGCTGTGCGCCAACCTCGACAAGCTGTCGAAAAACGCCCCGGCCGGTTCCGATACCGCTGTCAACGCCATGAAAAACATGCTGACCAGCGCCACCGCCGCCTATGACAGCGTGACCAAGACTGCCAAGAAGGTCAGTGCCGAGCTGGCCGAAGCCGGTGCCGAAGCTGCTGCCAACTCTGCCAAAGTGGCATCGGCTGCCGTCAACCGTTCGGCTGCCAAGAAGGCCTGATTATTCCCTCTCGTTGTGCTTGCAACGCCGCAGATCGTCTGTGGCGTTTTTTTGTGCTCCTGCGGCTGTGTGCTGCCGGACAGGGCGTTACAATACGGGCTGTGTGACGGCATCGTCTGTGGTGCCGTTTTTCTTTTCTGGTTTCATCCCCCTTAGCGTGTTGCCGTGTTTGATCGCCCTTACGTCATTGTCGACCTGGAAACGACCGGAGGTCACATCACCCGTGACCGGATTACCGAAATCGGCCTGGTCGAAGTCAGCCACGGGGTCACGACCCGCTGGTCCCAGCTCGTTAACCCCGGTCAGCCGATTCCGCCGTTCATTGAAGAAATGACCGGCATCAGCGATGCCATGGTGGCGGAGGCCCCACCTTTTGCCGAACTGGCACCGGCACTGCTGGCGCGCCTGAACGGCAAGCTGCTGATCGCGCACAACGCCCGCTTTGACTACGGCTTTCTGAAAAACGAATTTCGCCGGCTGGGGCTGACCTTCACCACCGATCCGCTCTGCACCGTCAAGCTGTCGCGCCGGCTCTATCCGCAGCATGCCAAGCACAGCCTTGACAGCCTGATTGCCCGGCACGGCATCGACGTGCCTCCCGGCATGCGCCACCGGGCGCTGGGAGATGCCGAGGCGGTGTACGTGTTCCTGCAAACCGCCGTTGCCGAACTGGGACAGGATGCGGTCCGGGCTGCGGCGGCAGACTTGCTGGCTGCCGTCGAGCTGCCCGAAGGCGTTGGCGCTGGTCTGGTCGACCATTTGCCGGACGTGCCAGGCGTATTCCGCCTGATGGCGGCAGACGGCACCGTGTTGCATGTCGGCAAGGCCGCCAACCTGCGTGCCAGTGTCTTGCGTTATTTCCAGCCGCGGGTCCGCAACCAGAAAGAGGCCCGGCTGGCGGCACGGGTTGCCAGTGTCGTCTGGGACGAAACACTGGGCGAGTTCGGTGCTGCGCTGCGCGAAGTCCGGATTCTTGGGCAGTTGCCGGCTCCGCTGGCCGGAGGCAAGGGACGGGCAGACGAGACCGCGCTCTCCTGGCGGCTGGTGGCCGACGAGCAAGGGTATCTGGGCCCGGTGCCGGTGCCCTTGGCTGAGGCTCTGGCCGGGCACGCTGGCCGGTGTTTCGGCGTATTCCGCAATCCGCGCGAAGCGCAGCGGCGGCTGGCGACGTTTGCCGACAGTTACAAGCTGTGCTGCAAACGGCTGGGACTGGAACAGTCGCGCAGTGGCCGTCCCTGTTCTGCCCATTCTTTGGGGCGTTGCCGCGGAGCCTGTCTGGGGCGGGAAAGTGCGGCACAGTTCAATACCCGGCTTGAGAGCGTGCTGGCGCGCCATGCCTTGCCATCGTGGCCGTTTGACGATGCACTGGCCGTTGTCGAGCAGGACGTGGTAACCGGCCGGTGCGAGCGGCACCTGTTTGCCGACTGGCGTTATCTGGGCAGCTTTACGGCAGATGGTGAATGGCTGGAGGCTGGTGATGCCGTGAATGTGGACCTGTTCAAGCTGCTTCAGGCCACCATCCGGCAGCCTCCGGCTTCGCTGCAACTGGATCCTTGTCCGCTTGCTGTGGTGCCGGAGTTGGGCCGGGGCCCGACTCAAGGTAAGGTAACGACCTCAATGACTGGATCCGACCGGAGAGAACAATGACGGGAATTACAGGTTGGCTGGCCGGAGTGCTGATTACCGGCATGCTGTGCACGGGGACGGCCCTGGCGGCATCCTCGTCGGTCATGTCCCTTGGGCAGAATGCTGCCGCTGTTTCCGGCAGCGTCAAAGGCAGCCAGGTGCGTGACTACCGGTTTGAAGGGCGAGAGGGCGAGCAGGTGCGCTTGACGGTTACCGGGCATCCGGCAGCCTATTTCCTGTTGTGGAATGACGAGCAGCAGACCATGCCGATTGCCGAAACCCGTGACTGGATGGGGGTTTTGCCTGCTGACGGCAGTTATGTGGTGCGCGTGTTCGTGTACCGCAGCAATGCTGAAAAGGGCGAGCGTGCCGATTACCGGTTGCGCGTGCAGCGCCTTGGCAAGGTCAAGGGCAGCGGCCAGAAATGAATGAAGGCCGGCCGTAAAACGGCCATGCAACAGCCAGGAGTGGACAGAGGCTAGTAATAGGTCAGTGTCACGGTCGGCGTGTCTGAGTACGAACCTGGCGTCAGCATTTGTCCCGCAGGAATGCTCCCGTAAACGGGATAACTTCTGGATACGTTTCCCAGCAATACCAGAGTCAGTGAGTCCGATATTTTCTGGCTGCCTTCGGTGCCGTCGCCCCAGATGATTGAACGGGTGGCATTGGTGTACAAAGAATACGCCATCATGTTTGAACCGTTGGCCATCCTGCGGGTACTGACTCCCGTTTGCGGATATGCACCTGCCGATATTGCAATATCGTATGGCACCAGCAGGCCTGCCACGCCTCCGCAACTGACATCCACTGATCCGGTGCCGGTCAGGGGTGTTGGTGAAAAAACATTGTAGGTGCCGAATGCCACACTGGTGACACTGACGCTGCAACTGCATGCCAGCGTGCAGAGTGCATGTGCCTGTTGAACATGAAAAGCACAAATGGCCAGCAGGATTGCTGGCAGAAAATTCACCGGCTTGATGTTTTTTGGCATGAAAGAGTCCCAAGGTCAGGGAGTGCTGCCCCGATTGTTCCGGGCAGCATGGCGTAACAGGATCCTGAATCCCAACTGGCGGTAATCCGGGTAACGGGTGTGGCCGGAGCAACGAAGACTTTCCCGTCAAGTCCGGCCTGCCCCAACGGCTGCTGGTCAGATGTCTGTATCAAGGCGCCAGCCGGGACAAATTGCCCGTTGTCATCGACCAGCCGGAAGCTGAAGCCGCTT
Coding sequences within:
- a CDS encoding LysR substrate-binding domain-containing protein yields the protein MTLTELRYIVAVARERHFGRAAAACFVSQPTLSIAVKKLEDELGVTLFERGPEITITDIGRQIIEQAQVVIEEASAIKRIAGERQSELVGPLKLGIIFTIGPYLLPRLIPTLRVLAPDMPLFLEENYTARLADMLKSGEIDCAVVAEPFDEPNIVTLPLYDEPFVVATPKSHPWSTRDAVASSELVGESLLLLTQGNCFRDQVLAVCDRNAQPRVDGHPLAQALSGSSLTTIRHMVASGVGITVLPATSVSQGDRDLLSILPFSGSPPTRRVVLATRRHFPRMNAIRALAQAIRTSGLSPVQMLDDRGEPLVPGRCAAH
- the minE gene encoding cell division topological specificity factor MinE; this encodes MSLIEKLFGKRQKTASIARERLQIILAHERNGRAEPDYLPQLQQELIAVISKYVKIAPEDIKVQLERQDDLEVLEVNIVLPEPQQRTVA
- the minD gene encoding septum site-determining protein MinD encodes the protein MARIIVVTSGKGGVGKTTTSASIATGLALKGHKTIVIDFDVGLRNLDLIMGCERRVVYDLINVIHGEATLNQAMIKDKHCDNLYVLPASQTRDKDALTEEGVGKVLEELAQDFEYIVCDSPAGIERGAVLALYYADEAIVVTNPEVSSVRDSDRILGILAAKSRRALEKQEPVKEHLLITRYAPSRVDKGEMLSVEDIQDILRIPLIGVIPESMAVLQASNQGMPVIHLTDTDVAEAYKDVVARFLGAETPMRFLEAPKVGLLKRLFGG
- the minC gene encoding septum site-determining protein MinC, whose translation is MSASADHTFDIKSARLNLFSIRLRSTRLADITRDLDNRFSADSPFSRTPAMLDVSQVNPVELDYRGLVARFAQYGIHLVGVRPTPAGLEGALDDAGLLPLGGDEALDESRLEDEPQPQTLVIDKPVRAGQQVYARGGNLVVLATVSAGAEVIADGDIHIYGSLRGRALAGARGQRDARIFVRSMQAELLSIAGIWRTLEQDLPAALASRPLQVLLESDKIVMRALPD
- a CDS encoding phasin family protein — encoded protein: MFNQAQELQSLQQAQLEKALRLSSIVLSSAERFANLQLELSKKLIAEQADVVKTLAEVKDVKSLADAQAQFSQPSVDQVFGMARSVYDVAVQTQNEVQAFMEEQMLDFNKQLCANLDKLSKNAPAGSDTAVNAMKNMLTSATAAYDSVTKTAKKVSAELAEAGAEAAANSAKVASAAVNRSAAKKA
- a CDS encoding exonuclease domain-containing protein, with protein sequence MFDRPYVIVDLETTGGHITRDRITEIGLVEVSHGVTTRWSQLVNPGQPIPPFIEEMTGISDAMVAEAPPFAELAPALLARLNGKLLIAHNARFDYGFLKNEFRRLGLTFTTDPLCTVKLSRRLYPQHAKHSLDSLIARHGIDVPPGMRHRALGDAEAVYVFLQTAVAELGQDAVRAAAADLLAAVELPEGVGAGLVDHLPDVPGVFRLMAADGTVLHVGKAANLRASVLRYFQPRVRNQKEARLAARVASVVWDETLGEFGAALREVRILGQLPAPLAGGKGRADETALSWRLVADEQGYLGPVPVPLAEALAGHAGRCFGVFRNPREAQRRLATFADSYKLCCKRLGLEQSRSGRPCSAHSLGRCRGACLGRESAAQFNTRLESVLARHALPSWPFDDALAVVEQDVVTGRCERHLFADWRYLGSFTADGEWLEAGDAVNVDLFKLLQATIRQPPASLQLDPCPLAVVPELGRGPTQGKVTTSMTGSDRREQ
- a CDS encoding Csu type fimbrial protein, which produces MPKNIKPVNFLPAILLAICAFHVQQAHALCTLACSCSVSVTSVAFGTYNVFSPTPLTGTGSVDVSCGGVAGLLVPYDIAISAGAYPQTGVSTRRMANGSNMMAYSLYTNATRSIIWGDGTEGSQKISDSLTLVLLGNVSRSYPVYGSIPAGQMLTPGSYSDTPTVTLTYY